In Molothrus aeneus isolate 106 chromosome 3, BPBGC_Maene_1.0, whole genome shotgun sequence, a single genomic region encodes these proteins:
- the OVOL2 gene encoding transcription factor Ovo-like 2 has product MPRAFLVKRRSPQPAVRSWDGLPDEERADTYIPGGIGCVLLGYEDSCSLESSGSSSGTRDAEPSDPPTPQAAPGELGTGGAVLLDLAGKRPVVRSKIKFTTGTCTDAALHSCELCGKGFRLQRMLNRHIKCHSQVKRHLCTFCGKGFNDTFDLKRHVRTHTGIRPYKCEVCNKAFTQRCSLESHLRKIHGVQQHYAYKQRRDKLYVCEDCGYTGPTQEELYLHVSGVHPGSAFLKKTSKKLAAVLQTKLSPVLQRNSKEEGKDE; this is encoded by the exons ATGCCCAGAGCCTTCCTGGTGAAGCGCCGGAGCCCGCAGCCGGCCGTGCgcagctgggatgggctgcCCGACGAGGAGAGAGCCGACACCTACATCCCAG GCGGCATCGGCTGCGTGCTGCTGGGCTATGAggacagctgcagcctggagagcagcggcagcagcagcgggacCCGGGACGCCGAGCCCAGCGACCCCCCGACGCCCCAGGCTGCCCCCGGCGAGCTGGGCACGGGCGGGGCCGTGCTGCTGGACCTGGCCGGCAAGCGGCCCGTGGTCAGGTCAAAAATCAAG TTCACCACGGGCACCTGCACCGATGCTGCCCTGCATAGCTGCGAGCTGTGTGGCAAAGGCTTCCGCCTGCAGAGGATGCTCAACCGGCACAtcaagtgccacagccaggtGAAGAGACACTTGTGCACCTTCTGTGGAAAAGGCTTCAACGACACCTTTGATCTGAAGAGGCATGTCCGGACCCATACTG GCATTCGTCCCTACAAGTGCGAGGTTTGCAACAAGGCCTTCACGCAGCGCTGCTCGCTGGAGTCTCACCTGAGGAAGATCCACGGCGTGCAGCAGCACTACGCCTACAAGCAGAGGAGGGACAAGCTCTACGTGTGCGAGGACTGCGGCTACACGGGCCCCACGCAGGAGGAGCTGTACCTGCACGTCAGCGGCGTCCACCCCGGCAGCGCCTTCCTgaagaaaacctccaaaaaactCGCAGCTGTTCTGCAAACCAaactcagccctgtgctgcagaggaactCCAAAGAGGAGGGCAAGGACGAGTGA